One Bradyrhizobium sp. ISRA464 genomic window carries:
- a CDS encoding carboxymuconolactone decarboxylase family protein: MTKRLEYNQIAPNGARALGAVYCYIMQSELPTELVELVYLRVSQINNCGYGLDVHTRDLTKTGVPIGKLTQVQTWEEGGDLFSETERAALAWAETVTRVTQTGVPDDAYQAARAAFGEKELVDLTIAISLMNAYDRMAICFRNTPHAAKE, translated from the coding sequence ATGACCAAACGTCTGGAATATAACCAGATCGCTCCGAACGGCGCCAGGGCCCTCGGCGCTGTGTATTGCTATATCATGCAGAGCGAGCTGCCGACCGAACTGGTGGAGCTCGTCTATCTGCGCGTTTCGCAGATCAACAACTGCGGTTATGGGCTCGATGTGCACACGCGCGATCTCACGAAGACGGGCGTGCCGATCGGGAAGCTCACCCAGGTTCAGACTTGGGAGGAAGGCGGCGACCTCTTCAGCGAGACCGAGCGCGCTGCCCTGGCCTGGGCCGAAACGGTGACGCGTGTGACGCAAACCGGCGTGCCGGACGACGCCTACCAGGCGGCACGCGCGGCCTTCGGCGAGAAGGAGCTGGTCGATCTCACGATCGCGATTAGCCTCATGAATGCCTACGACCGCATGGCGATTTGCTTCCGCAACACGCCCCACGCGGCCAAAGAATAA
- a CDS encoding LysR family transcriptional regulator: protein MELHQVRYCLAFASTLNFTRAAEMCNATQPELTKGVHGLKQEFGGRLIHRERQHTHLPDLGKAVLPMLERALASAVRHLARKFRQKPAAPLAIGLAPSISASLVLEPIAEIHRFVSGLQVEPREETPSLLVELLLEGDIGVALVGDLDDNPERIDDRARFAERYVAVLVASHQFADVAEIAIESFCGSIVLDRFNYDVAPKFQHLLFPDAPFRHNNRNGRDVHLQHLAGAGFGIVLDPEHMPRLPSLKALPIEGDAVWREVRLLAVQERRHSPAFDASIKVARLRDWSLHTGSPLRTEHQSHLQATGMSCTRASN, encoded by the coding sequence ATGGAGCTCCACCAGGTTCGGTACTGTCTAGCTTTTGCAAGCACGCTGAACTTCACGCGTGCTGCGGAGATGTGTAACGCCACGCAACCGGAACTGACCAAAGGCGTGCATGGGCTCAAGCAGGAGTTCGGGGGGCGGCTAATCCACCGCGAGCGTCAACACACCCATCTCCCTGACTTGGGGAAGGCGGTGCTGCCGATGCTTGAGCGGGCACTAGCATCGGCGGTTCGGCACCTCGCTCGTAAGTTTCGGCAAAAGCCGGCGGCTCCACTAGCTATCGGCCTCGCCCCATCCATTTCCGCTTCGCTCGTTCTTGAGCCCATCGCTGAAATTCACAGATTCGTGTCTGGCCTCCAGGTCGAGCCTCGAGAAGAGACGCCAAGCCTTCTTGTTGAGCTTCTGTTAGAGGGCGACATAGGTGTCGCCCTAGTTGGTGATCTCGACGATAATCCAGAACGTATCGACGATCGGGCTCGGTTTGCGGAGCGCTATGTCGCCGTTCTTGTCGCGTCGCATCAATTTGCAGATGTCGCAGAGATCGCAATTGAATCGTTCTGCGGATCCATTGTTCTGGATCGCTTCAATTACGACGTGGCTCCGAAATTTCAACATCTCTTGTTTCCTGATGCCCCGTTTCGTCACAATAATCGCAACGGTCGAGACGTGCATCTGCAGCATTTGGCTGGCGCGGGGTTCGGAATAGTCCTCGATCCCGAGCACATGCCCCGGCTACCCTCCTTAAAGGCGCTTCCGATCGAGGGGGATGCGGTATGGCGAGAGGTCCGGCTTCTTGCCGTGCAGGAGCGCCGCCACTCACCGGCGTTTGACGCCTCAATAAAGGTTGCGCGGCTGCGCGATTGGTCTCTTCACACGGGATCGCCGCTCCGAACCGAGCATCAAAGCCATCTCCAAGCGACTGGTATGTCCTGCACACGAGCCTCGAATTGA
- a CDS encoding efflux RND transporter periplasmic adaptor subunit, whose translation MLFALALAGCDEKARSQAAAPPPPPVTVAQPVERTVTDWDEFTGRFEAIEEVQVRARVGGYINSVAFKDGAIVHAGDLLYVIDPRPFEAVALQAQGQLDDAQAKAELAKRELDRGLTLVQTSAVSEQVVDQRRQALQAAHAAETQAEGVLKAAQLNVEFSHVLAPITGRVSRHLVTPGNLVQGSEGGATLLTSIVSLDPIYIYFDVDEATYQRNSKLWFEGKRPSSRETPNPVQVTLTGETKPSHEGKMDFLDNRLDVSTATLRSRAVIPNHDLSILPGQFGRVRIIGSSPYEALLIPDTAIATDQSRKIVFVVKDDNTVEARPVTLGPLDEGLRVIREGLKAEDHVIVDGLQRARVGAKVTPQMAKAPQGDKPAADAKPAAGAKP comes from the coding sequence ATGCTGTTCGCGCTGGCGCTCGCTGGCTGTGATGAGAAGGCGCGATCGCAGGCGGCCGCGCCTCCGCCGCCGCCGGTGACAGTCGCACAACCGGTCGAGCGTACAGTTACCGACTGGGACGAGTTCACCGGCCGCTTCGAGGCGATCGAGGAGGTCCAGGTCCGCGCCCGCGTGGGTGGCTACATTAATAGCGTCGCGTTCAAGGACGGTGCGATCGTCCATGCCGGCGATCTGCTCTATGTCATCGATCCGCGCCCGTTCGAGGCGGTGGCGCTGCAGGCCCAAGGCCAACTCGACGACGCGCAGGCCAAGGCAGAGCTTGCCAAGCGTGAACTCGACCGTGGTTTGACCCTGGTCCAGACCAGCGCAGTTTCCGAACAGGTCGTCGATCAGCGCCGTCAGGCTTTGCAGGCGGCTCATGCGGCCGAGACGCAGGCCGAGGGTGTGCTGAAGGCGGCGCAGCTCAACGTCGAATTCAGCCACGTGCTGGCGCCGATCACCGGCCGCGTCAGCCGGCATCTGGTCACGCCGGGCAATCTCGTGCAGGGCAGCGAGGGCGGCGCGACGCTGCTCACCTCGATCGTGTCGCTCGATCCGATCTACATCTATTTCGACGTCGACGAGGCGACCTACCAGCGCAACAGCAAGCTGTGGTTCGAAGGCAAGCGGCCGAGCTCGCGCGAAACGCCGAACCCGGTGCAGGTGACGCTGACCGGCGAGACCAAGCCCTCGCATGAAGGCAAGATGGACTTCCTCGACAACCGCCTCGACGTCTCAACCGCGACGCTGCGCAGCCGCGCGGTGATCCCGAATCATGACCTGTCGATCCTGCCCGGCCAGTTCGGCCGCGTCCGCATCATCGGCTCCTCGCCGTATGAGGCGCTGCTGATCCCGGACACCGCCATCGCCACCGACCAGTCGCGCAAGATCGTGTTCGTGGTCAAGGACGACAACACGGTGGAAGCGCGGCCGGTCACGCTTGGTCCGCTCGATGAAGGCCTGCGCGTGATCCGCGAAGGCCTCAAGGCGGAGGACCATGTCATCGTCGACGGGCTGCAACGCGCCCGCGTCGGCGCCAAGGTGACGCCGCAGATGGCCAAAGCCCCGCAAGGCGACAAGCCCGCGGCAGATGCCAAGCCGGCGGCAGGTGCGAAGCCATGA
- a CDS encoding OsmC family protein, whose translation MTPPDKVSKLREVFVASDPTNHGALVGHVDASQFPIGGPDGIGHVSPGPNPYDLLSASLAACTAMTVRFHARRRKFPLERVEVGVSFHHGAQGERDSFERTLVLEGELDMQQRAFLMEAANLCPVGAILGISADIHTRPDATTSGHNTSTQASYQDDLAELQIPNINPD comes from the coding sequence ATGACACCACCGGACAAGGTCTCCAAGCTCCGAGAAGTTTTCGTCGCGAGCGACCCCACCAATCATGGCGCGCTGGTTGGCCATGTCGATGCCTCTCAGTTTCCTATCGGCGGTCCAGATGGAATCGGCCACGTATCTCCCGGTCCCAATCCTTACGACCTTCTTAGCGCATCTCTTGCCGCATGCACCGCTATGACTGTTCGTTTTCACGCCCGGCGCCGAAAATTTCCGCTAGAACGGGTAGAAGTGGGCGTCAGCTTCCACCACGGCGCCCAAGGCGAAAGAGATTCGTTCGAGCGTACCCTCGTGCTGGAGGGAGAACTCGATATGCAACAGCGCGCATTCTTGATGGAGGCCGCAAACCTCTGCCCCGTTGGCGCAATTCTCGGCATCAGTGCGGATATTCACACACGTCCGGACGCTACTACTTCCGGGCACAACACAAGCACTCAGGCCAGCTATCAGGATGATCTGGCTGAACTCCAAATCCCGAATATCAATCCGGATTGA
- a CDS encoding carboxymuconolactone decarboxylase family protein, whose product MPRIAALKPDQVPADSKPTLDMFTKNFGFTPNMMATFAASPIAFNSWATLLGSLSKALDVKTRDSIGLAVSEVNGCNYCLTVHSFAAEHMAKLPANEIILARKGHASDPKRDAALQFARKVIETRGKVGDADMKAVRDAGYTDANVIEIVALVAMYCLTNFFNNVSDPEQDFPAVTPAGSI is encoded by the coding sequence ATGCCAAGGATTGCGGCCCTAAAGCCGGACCAGGTGCCAGCCGATTCGAAACCGACCCTCGATATGTTCACCAAGAATTTCGGGTTCACGCCGAATATGATGGCGACCTTCGCGGCGAGCCCGATCGCGTTCAATTCATGGGCCACCCTGCTCGGCTCCTTGAGCAAGGCGCTCGACGTGAAGACGCGTGACAGCATCGGCCTCGCTGTCTCCGAAGTGAATGGGTGCAACTACTGCCTGACGGTTCACAGTTTTGCGGCCGAGCATATGGCCAAGCTACCGGCGAATGAAATCATTCTCGCTCGCAAGGGTCATGCCAGTGATCCGAAGCGGGACGCCGCTCTCCAGTTTGCGCGCAAAGTCATCGAGACCCGCGGCAAGGTCGGTGACGCCGATATGAAGGCCGTCCGCGATGCCGGCTACACGGATGCGAACGTAATCGAGATTGTTGCGCTCGTGGCCATGTACTGCCTGACGAACTTCTTTAACAACGTGTCCGATCCCGAGCAGGATTTTCCCGCCGTTACGCCGGCTGGCTCGATCTGA
- a CDS encoding NAD(P)H-dependent oxidoreductase, with amino-acid sequence MKTILHIDCSPRAESHSRQLSAAIVEKLLEVAPDASICRRDFGAAPLPHAASDYASTLSSPAALAAPLKGSLDLSEMLIQEVETADAIIIGTPMHNLTVPSVLKAWIDQILRAGRTFKSTPAGKVGMLRDRPVFIGIASGGVFAGDRANQPDFLTPYLAAVLGSIGLRTLQFLPMQATAFLDGYNAISARKKALATIDLAVMREVPCPATVERE; translated from the coding sequence ATGAAAACAATCCTCCATATTGATTGCAGCCCGCGCGCGGAATCGCACAGCCGGCAGCTTTCGGCGGCGATCGTAGAGAAGCTCCTTGAGGTCGCGCCCGACGCGAGCATCTGTCGGCGGGATTTTGGCGCTGCCCCGCTGCCGCATGCCGCTTCTGACTACGCCAGTACGCTATCGTCGCCGGCCGCACTGGCCGCCCCGCTGAAGGGGTCGCTGGACCTTTCTGAGATGCTCATCCAGGAAGTCGAGACGGCCGACGCGATCATTATCGGAACACCCATGCACAACCTCACCGTTCCGTCGGTCCTCAAGGCGTGGATTGACCAAATCCTGCGCGCCGGCCGCACCTTTAAGTCGACGCCGGCCGGGAAGGTGGGAATGCTCCGTGATCGTCCGGTGTTCATCGGCATCGCTTCCGGTGGAGTCTTCGCGGGCGACCGGGCCAACCAGCCCGATTTTCTCACGCCGTATCTTGCAGCTGTGCTGGGCTCCATTGGCCTGAGAACCCTGCAATTTCTGCCCATGCAGGCCACCGCGTTTCTCGATGGCTACAACGCCATATCCGCGAGGAAGAAAGCGCTCGCGACGATCGACTTGGCGGTCATGCGGGAAGTTCCATGTCCCGCGACTGTCGAACGAGAATAA
- a CDS encoding NADP-dependent oxidoreductase, with amino-acid sequence MKAIVVANQAAGTAGMRLVERPEPQAAINDVVVQIHASGFVGTELTWPSTWTDRLDRDRTPSIPGHELAGVVTALGYGTTGLSVGQRVFGLADWHRDGSLAEYVAVEARNLAPLPGDVDFTVGASLPISGLTAWQGLFQHGRLRTGQSVLAHGAAGAVGSMVTQLALEAGAYVIGTGRAADRHKALDFGANEFVDLDNDTLEDVGGVDLVFDVIGGDIQKRSSGLIRAGGTLVSIVGPTEARPSDGLAIDFVVESDRAQLGEIVQRVRDGRLRTNIGNIAPLDEAVAAFNPTKRVSGKTIIRVRP; translated from the coding sequence ATGAAGGCAATCGTCGTAGCGAACCAGGCTGCGGGAACCGCCGGGATGAGGCTCGTCGAGAGGCCCGAGCCGCAGGCAGCAATCAACGACGTCGTCGTTCAAATTCATGCGTCCGGATTCGTTGGGACTGAGCTGACGTGGCCATCGACGTGGACAGATCGCCTCGATCGTGACCGAACACCGTCGATTCCCGGGCACGAGCTGGCCGGAGTGGTTACCGCTCTTGGCTATGGCACGACGGGGCTGTCGGTGGGACAGCGGGTGTTCGGCCTCGCCGACTGGCATCGCGACGGGTCCCTGGCGGAGTATGTGGCCGTCGAGGCGCGCAATCTAGCGCCGCTGCCCGGCGACGTCGACTTCACCGTGGGCGCGAGCCTGCCGATCTCGGGCCTGACCGCGTGGCAAGGGCTCTTCCAGCACGGCCGCCTTCGGACAGGCCAGAGCGTCCTCGCGCACGGCGCGGCCGGCGCAGTTGGGTCGATGGTGACGCAACTCGCACTAGAGGCCGGCGCCTACGTCATAGGCACGGGACGCGCCGCCGACCGTCACAAGGCGCTCGACTTCGGCGCGAACGAGTTCGTCGACCTCGACAACGACACACTGGAAGACGTCGGCGGCGTCGATCTGGTGTTCGATGTCATCGGCGGCGATATCCAGAAGCGGTCCTCGGGCCTGATCCGAGCCGGAGGAACCCTAGTGTCGATCGTCGGGCCAACCGAGGCACGGCCCAGCGACGGCTTGGCGATCGACTTCGTCGTCGAGTCCGATCGTGCCCAACTGGGTGAGATCGTCCAGCGGGTGCGAGACGGACGGCTGCGGACGAACATCGGCAACATCGCGCCCCTCGACGAGGCCGTCGCTGCCTTCAATCCGACCAAGCGGGTCAGCGGGAAGACGATCATTCGCGTACGTCCCTGA
- a CDS encoding multidrug efflux RND transporter permease subunit, which translates to MNLGRLSINQPILAMVLSIVLLIVGAIAYQTLPVSEYPQVVPPTVTVTTQYPGASAQTVSDTVAAPIEQEINGVEDMLYLYSQATSNGQLTITVTFKLGTDLDKAQVLVQNRVAIAQPRLPEEVQRNGVVTRKNSPDILMAVFVLSPDDTFDQLYISNYALLQVRDQLLRLDGVGDIQMFGARDYSMRLWLDPDRIADVGLTSGEVLAAIRAQNLQIAGGQIAEPPIADRAFQPNLVFTGRLKDIRQFEDIVVKAGSDGRTVRLRDVARVELGALSYATSSRILRKSAVAMVVTQRPGSNALATAKAISTTMAKLKESFPKGLDYNIGYNPTEFIAQSVHELIKTVYEAMALVVIVVLVFLQGWRPAIIPIIAIPVSLVGTFAAMAALGFGINNLTLFGLVLAVGIVVDDAIVVVENVERHLEHGLSRRDAALKTMEEVGGALVSIALVLSAVFVPTAFLGGISGQFFQQFAVTIAVATAISCFCSLTLSPALASQILVPHEEKRPATRWSILARGWESFTALFNRIFDYLARGYAAAAAFVIRHTVVMIAIYLALIGSAGWLLATTPQGFIPAQDRGYLIISVQLPGAASLARTAAVVRQIERIALDTPGIVRVGAFSGFSGATRTQAGNAAALFPVFDEPEARQKKGLTANAITADLRKRLSAIQGAFIIVIPPPAVPGIGTGGGFAIRIQDRQGRGPGLLAAVTDEFVAAARKSPNLTSVFSPFTANTPQLFVDIDRVKAQKLGVPIARINDTIQTYFGSTYVNDFNLFGRTYHVTAQADLPFRKEASDLARLRTRNAAGDMVMLGSVVDFKDVSGPDRVARYNLYSASEVQGEPAPGVSSATALSSIKQLADKTLPSGFSLEWTDLSYQQVTGGNAGLYVFPICVLFVYLVLAAQYGSWTLPFAVILIVPMCLLAATVGVRLMGQDINILTQIGFVVLVGLAAKNAILIVEFARDIELEGRPRLDAVIEACRLRLRPILMTSFAFILGVLPLVVSAGSGSEMRQAVGVAVFFGMIGVTLFGLIFTPIFYMVVRNLAEGKNEGKPTHATAAAAG; encoded by the coding sequence ATGAATCTCGGACGGCTCTCCATCAACCAGCCCATCCTCGCGATGGTGCTGTCGATCGTACTGCTGATTGTCGGCGCGATCGCCTATCAGACGCTGCCGGTCTCGGAATATCCGCAGGTCGTGCCGCCGACCGTCACCGTCACGACGCAGTATCCGGGCGCCTCGGCGCAGACCGTGTCCGACACTGTCGCAGCGCCGATCGAGCAGGAGATCAACGGCGTCGAGGACATGCTGTATCTCTACAGCCAGGCGACCTCGAACGGCCAGCTGACCATCACCGTCACCTTCAAGCTCGGCACCGACCTCGACAAGGCCCAGGTGCTGGTGCAGAACCGCGTCGCGATCGCGCAGCCGCGGCTGCCCGAAGAGGTGCAGCGCAATGGCGTCGTCACCCGCAAGAACTCGCCCGATATCCTGATGGCTGTGTTCGTGCTGTCGCCCGACGATACGTTCGATCAGCTTTATATCTCGAATTATGCGTTGTTGCAGGTGCGCGACCAACTGTTGCGGCTCGATGGCGTCGGTGACATCCAGATGTTCGGCGCCCGCGACTACTCGATGCGGCTGTGGCTCGATCCCGACCGAATAGCTGATGTTGGTCTTACATCGGGTGAGGTGCTGGCTGCGATCCGCGCCCAGAACCTGCAGATCGCCGGCGGACAGATCGCGGAGCCGCCGATCGCCGATCGCGCGTTCCAGCCGAACCTCGTCTTCACTGGCCGCCTCAAAGATATCAGGCAGTTCGAGGACATCGTGGTGAAGGCCGGCTCCGACGGCCGTACCGTCCGGCTGCGCGACGTCGCCCGGGTCGAACTCGGTGCGTTGTCCTACGCTACCAGCAGCCGCATACTCCGAAAGTCGGCAGTTGCCATGGTGGTGACGCAACGGCCCGGATCGAACGCGCTTGCCACGGCGAAGGCGATCTCCACCACCATGGCGAAGCTGAAAGAGAGTTTTCCGAAGGGGCTCGACTACAATATCGGCTACAACCCCACCGAATTTATCGCCCAATCGGTCCATGAACTGATTAAGACGGTCTACGAGGCCATGGCGCTAGTCGTCATCGTAGTTCTGGTCTTTTTGCAGGGGTGGAGACCTGCGATCATCCCAATCATCGCGATCCCGGTGTCGCTGGTCGGCACCTTTGCGGCAATGGCGGCGCTCGGCTTCGGCATCAACAACCTCACACTGTTCGGCCTCGTGCTCGCGGTCGGCATCGTGGTTGACGACGCCATCGTGGTGGTCGAAAATGTCGAGCGCCATCTCGAACATGGCTTGAGCCGCCGTGACGCGGCGCTTAAGACCATGGAAGAAGTTGGTGGCGCTCTAGTCTCGATCGCGCTGGTTCTCAGCGCGGTGTTCGTGCCGACGGCCTTCTTGGGCGGTATCTCTGGCCAATTCTTCCAGCAATTCGCGGTCACGATTGCGGTTGCGACCGCGATCTCCTGCTTCTGCTCGTTGACACTGTCGCCGGCGTTGGCCTCGCAGATCCTGGTGCCGCACGAGGAGAAGCGCCCGGCGACGCGCTGGAGCATCCTGGCGCGGGGCTGGGAGAGCTTCACGGCCTTGTTCAACCGCATCTTCGACTACTTGGCACGCGGCTACGCGGCCGCCGCTGCGTTCGTGATACGGCACACAGTGGTGATGATCGCAATTTACCTCGCGCTGATCGGCAGCGCCGGATGGTTGCTCGCCACCACGCCGCAGGGCTTCATCCCAGCGCAGGACCGCGGCTACCTTATCATCTCGGTGCAATTGCCGGGGGCGGCGTCTCTCGCGCGGACCGCAGCGGTGGTGCGCCAAATCGAGCGGATTGCGTTGGATACACCAGGCATCGTCCGCGTTGGAGCGTTCAGCGGCTTTTCCGGTGCGACGCGCACCCAGGCCGGTAATGCCGCGGCGTTGTTCCCGGTCTTCGACGAGCCGGAAGCACGGCAAAAGAAGGGACTGACGGCCAACGCGATCACGGCCGATCTACGCAAGCGCCTATCGGCGATCCAGGGCGCATTCATCATCGTGATTCCACCGCCAGCGGTGCCGGGCATCGGGACCGGCGGCGGTTTCGCCATCCGCATCCAGGATCGACAAGGCCGCGGTCCCGGGCTGCTCGCAGCCGTGACCGACGAGTTCGTCGCCGCCGCGCGGAAGTCGCCAAACCTGACTTCTGTGTTCTCGCCTTTCACGGCGAATACGCCGCAGCTGTTCGTCGATATCGATCGCGTCAAGGCGCAAAAGCTCGGAGTGCCGATTGCCCGCATCAACGACACGATCCAGACTTATTTCGGCTCGACCTATGTCAACGACTTTAACCTGTTCGGACGCACCTATCACGTCACCGCGCAGGCCGATCTCCCGTTCCGCAAGGAGGCCTCCGATCTCGCGCGGTTGCGGACCCGCAACGCGGCCGGCGACATGGTGATGCTCGGCAGCGTCGTCGACTTCAAGGACGTCTCGGGACCCGATCGTGTGGCGCGCTACAATCTCTACTCGGCGTCCGAGGTACAGGGTGAACCGGCGCCGGGCGTGAGTTCGGCGACGGCGCTCAGCTCTATCAAACAATTAGCCGATAAAACATTGCCGAGCGGCTTTTCCCTTGAATGGACCGATCTGTCCTATCAACAGGTGACTGGTGGCAATGCTGGCCTCTATGTATTCCCGATCTGCGTGCTGTTCGTCTATCTGGTGCTGGCGGCGCAGTATGGCAGCTGGACGCTGCCGTTCGCGGTGATCCTGATCGTGCCGATGTGCCTGTTGGCGGCCACGGTCGGGGTGCGCCTGATGGGCCAGGACATCAACATCCTGACCCAGATCGGCTTCGTGGTGCTGGTCGGACTTGCCGCCAAGAATGCGATCCTGATCGTCGAGTTCGCGCGCGATATCGAGCTGGAGGGCAGGCCGCGGCTCGACGCGGTAATCGAGGCCTGCCGGCTCCGGCTGCGGCCGATCCTGATGACGTCGTTCGCCTTCATCCTCGGCGTACTGCCGCTGGTGGTGTCGGCCGGTTCCGGCTCGGAGATGCGCCAGGCGGTCGGCGTCGCCGTGTTCTTCGGCATGATCGGCGTCACCCTGTTCGGCCTGATCTTCACGCCGATCTTCTACATGGTGGTGCGGAACCTCGCGGAAGGCAAGAACGAGGGCAAGCCGACCCATGCGACCGCGGCGGCGGCTGGGTGA
- a CDS encoding nitroreductase family protein, translating to MANGIATTNAIIECILSRTATKYYDPAATLSDDQIRELVRIGTTAPTSFHLQNWRFIAIRTPEAKARLSPIAWNQPAITEAAVTFIICGQLADSSVVPERLAPVVEAGIMPAKMVPEWEIPARGLYKDYPQRQRDEALRTGTFGAAAMIYVARSWGLGSTPMIGFDDEAVHREFGLAEDEVPVMLLSIGAERPGNWPQKPRRPVADVLDLV from the coding sequence ATGGCCAACGGAATCGCCACGACCAACGCCATCATCGAATGTATCCTGAGCCGCACCGCAACCAAATACTACGACCCTGCCGCCACCTTAAGCGACGACCAGATCCGCGAGCTGGTGCGAATCGGCACCACCGCGCCGACATCCTTCCACTTGCAGAACTGGCGCTTCATCGCCATACGCACGCCTGAGGCCAAGGCTCGGCTAAGTCCGATCGCCTGGAATCAGCCCGCGATCACCGAAGCAGCCGTTACCTTTATCATCTGCGGCCAGTTGGCCGATTCCAGCGTAGTACCGGAGCGCCTCGCACCGGTGGTGGAAGCGGGCATCATGCCGGCAAAGATGGTGCCGGAATGGGAAATCCCCGCACGCGGTCTGTACAAGGATTACCCGCAGCGCCAGCGCGACGAGGCATTACGCACCGGCACCTTTGGTGCGGCTGCCATGATCTATGTGGCCCGCTCATGGGGTTTGGGTTCGACGCCGATGATCGGTTTCGATGACGAAGCGGTTCACCGCGAGTTCGGGCTGGCCGAGGACGAAGTGCCGGTCATGCTGTTGTCAATTGGGGCGGAGCGTCCGGGAAACTGGCCGCAGAAGCCGCGCCGTCCGGTGGCCGATGTGCTAGATCTCGTTTAA
- a CDS encoding SDR family oxidoreductase, translating to MNKSQKVIVVTGASQGIGATVVKAFRKLDYRIVATSRSIKVSDDVNILSVAGDIGDPKTAQRVISEGVARFGRIDTLVNNAGIYIGKPFTEHTAEDYAAVMNVNMAGFYHITQLALAEMVKRSSGHVVSVTASIDQVAISGVYSVLAAMTKGGVNAATKSLAIEYAKKGIRVNAVAPGNIKTPMHAPEIHEALGAFKPIGRIGEATDIADAILFLDSAPFITGEILHVDGGQSAGH from the coding sequence ATGAACAAGTCACAGAAGGTCATTGTCGTAACCGGTGCGTCACAAGGAATCGGCGCTACGGTGGTAAAGGCATTCAGAAAGCTCGATTACCGCATTGTCGCAACCTCACGTTCGATCAAGGTGTCGGACGACGTGAACATCCTGAGCGTCGCCGGCGACATCGGTGACCCAAAGACCGCCCAACGAGTCATTTCCGAAGGCGTCGCACGATTTGGCCGGATCGACACGCTGGTGAACAACGCCGGCATCTACATCGGAAAGCCGTTCACCGAACACACTGCCGAAGACTACGCTGCCGTGATGAATGTGAATATGGCGGGCTTCTACCATATCACGCAACTCGCGCTCGCCGAGATGGTAAAGCGTTCGAGCGGTCACGTGGTGAGCGTCACAGCCAGCATAGACCAAGTGGCAATCAGTGGGGTCTACTCGGTGTTGGCAGCTATGACGAAGGGGGGCGTCAACGCCGCCACGAAGTCACTGGCGATCGAGTACGCGAAGAAAGGCATCCGTGTTAACGCCGTCGCTCCCGGAAACATAAAGACACCGATGCACGCGCCTGAAATTCACGAGGCGCTGGGAGCTTTCAAACCTATTGGACGCATAGGTGAAGCGACCGATATCGCCGACGCCATTCTCTTTCTCGACTCTGCACCGTTCATCACCGGCGAGATCCTGCACGTCGACGGCGGGCAAAGTGCAGGCCACTAA
- a CDS encoding peroxiredoxin-like family protein produces MSDHLTKTLDEVRNDLLAGLSDADWEAYIHLVDWLRKTDVASRALRIGDAAPDFLLPDVHGRLRSSERLRGEGPLVVSFYRGGWCPFCNAELRALQAVKAEFDSLKANVVVLSPETRDLPRLLKRQLNLDLTMLADVDHGVATSYGVLFRVPEETKAHYARLGYDFGHRHGSTEWMLPIPATFVIDQAGVVRGAFVEPDFTIRQEPSDILNNVRKLAGSDAKDASGKYLGQKVELPL; encoded by the coding sequence ATGTCCGATCATTTAACCAAAACCCTCGATGAGGTGCGCAACGATCTTTTGGCCGGGCTCAGTGACGCCGACTGGGAAGCGTACATCCATCTCGTAGATTGGCTTCGCAAGACTGATGTCGCGTCGCGCGCATTGCGGATTGGCGATGCGGCGCCAGATTTTCTATTGCCCGATGTGCATGGGCGACTTCGCTCGTCCGAACGCCTTCGCGGTGAAGGGCCGCTTGTAGTTAGCTTCTACCGGGGTGGGTGGTGTCCATTCTGTAACGCAGAGCTTCGCGCTCTTCAGGCGGTCAAGGCCGAATTTGATAGTCTAAAGGCGAACGTTGTCGTGCTGTCTCCCGAGACCCGTGATCTGCCGAGGCTGCTGAAGCGGCAGTTGAACCTTGACCTGACGATGCTCGCGGACGTCGACCATGGCGTGGCAACATCTTACGGCGTCCTATTCCGCGTTCCTGAGGAAACCAAGGCGCACTACGCGAGGCTTGGTTACGACTTCGGACACCGCCATGGATCGACCGAGTGGATGCTGCCAATCCCGGCGACTTTCGTGATCGACCAAGCCGGCGTCGTCAGAGGTGCCTTCGTCGAGCCCGATTTTACGATCCGCCAAGAACCGTCCGACATCCTCAACAATGTTCGCAAACTTGCAGGGTCTGACGCTAAGGATGCTTCCGGCAAATATCTTGGCCAAAAGGTCGAACTCCCACTCTAG